One Geminocystis sp. M7585_C2015_104 DNA window includes the following coding sequences:
- a CDS encoding HAMP domain-containing histidine kinase, translating to MDSVFEPEIINTAKVLKFERLLGLKFKYNNFSFHSPQDVKSSTTVEVFFHYTSAKEIGGIETNFSYHISESFLTFYGWQKAPDIVKICSKKELESLEGLNQEKELKEIFDYNWLKSLLICPIFNARNPEISRPITLGLLVVENKHNRRWQAAETEVVKWMAKQIATAMINQQTLAKVQSLVQERTSQLQVSLEVQAKLGQKLRKYVEELRKANQMKEQFIASLSDALKTPLANMKMGIKMLKLINKEERIANYLEILAKECDKEIALVENLLNLQNLRENKLTIYAQKISWEELLQNLANNFRENLQEKQLELVQIIRQKHIYSDFNILESILKELLQNAIKFSEEKTKIFLEILPEESSTVIRITNCGSEISQKEQERLFTPFYQGERVANVTNSGTGLGLALVKLWVDNLNGAITVSSVPKVESGCYQNTFTITLPNVGKE from the coding sequence ATGGATTCTGTTTTTGAGCCTGAAATTATTAACACCGCCAAAGTTCTTAAATTTGAGCGTCTCTTGGGGTTGAAATTCAAATACAACAATTTCTCTTTTCACTCCCCCCAAGACGTTAAAAGTTCCACCACTGTTGAGGTCTTTTTTCACTACACTTCTGCCAAAGAAATTGGAGGCATTGAAACAAATTTTTCTTACCATATATCTGAGTCGTTTTTGACTTTCTATGGTTGGCAAAAAGCTCCTGATATTGTTAAAATATGTAGTAAAAAAGAGCTAGAATCCCTAGAGGGATTAAACCAGGAAAAGGAATTAAAAGAGATTTTCGATTATAACTGGCTAAAGTCACTTCTGATCTGCCCTATCTTTAACGCAAGAAACCCCGAAATTTCCAGGCCTATTACTCTGGGTTTATTGGTGGTAGAAAATAAGCATAACAGACGTTGGCAAGCAGCAGAAACAGAAGTAGTTAAGTGGATGGCAAAACAAATTGCCACTGCCATGATTAATCAACAAACTTTGGCGAAGGTACAGTCTTTGGTACAGGAAAGAACATCCCAACTACAGGTGAGTCTAGAGGTGCAGGCCAAGTTAGGACAAAAACTGCGCAAATATGTGGAGGAATTAAGGAAAGCTAATCAGATGAAGGAGCAATTTATTGCCAGTCTAAGTGATGCTTTAAAGACGCCCCTGGCCAATATGAAGATGGGCATTAAGATGCTAAAACTGATAAACAAAGAGGAAAGAATAGCTAATTATTTAGAAATTTTGGCCAAAGAATGCGATAAAGAAATTGCCCTAGTGGAAAATCTACTTAACCTTCAAAATCTGCGGGAGAATAAACTTACGATTTATGCCCAAAAAATATCCTGGGAGGAGTTACTGCAAAATCTGGCCAATAACTTCAGGGAAAATTTGCAGGAAAAGCAGCTGGAATTAGTGCAAATTATAAGGCAAAAGCATATATATAGTGATTTTAATATTCTGGAATCAATCCTCAAGGAATTGTTACAAAATGCTATTAAATTTTCTGAGGAGAAAACAAAGATATTCTTAGAAATATTACCAGAAGAATCGTCAACAGTTATTAGGATAACCAACTGTGGTAGTGAAATATCTCAGAAGGAACAAGAGCGATTATTTACGCCCTTTTACCAGGGGGAAAGGGTCGCAAATGTAACCAATAGTGGTACAGGGCTGGGACTAGCATTAGTGAAGTTGTGGGTGGATAATTTAAATGGGGCTATTACAGTTTCCAGTGTGCCGAAAGTGGAAAGTGGTTGCTATCAGAACACCTTTACCATTACTCTTCCCAATGTAGGAAAGGAATGA
- the fbp gene encoding class 1 fructose-bisphosphatase yields the protein MDTIVIPKYSLDRDCTTLSRHILQQLNNYSGEAQDLSAIMGRIGLAGKLIARRLSRAGLMDNVLGFTGESNIQGELVKKMDVYANEVFISVFKHSGLVCRLASEEMEKPFYIPENCPIGRYTLLYDPIDGSSNVDINLNVGSIFSIRQQEGEDLDGKAEDLLQDGRKQVAAGYILYGPATVLVYTMGRGVHSFLLDPSLGEFILAEENIRIPEHGSVYSVNEGNFWHWDEGYRNYIRYVHRHEGYTGRYTGALVADVHRILTQGGVFLYPGSTDKPEGKLRLLYEVAPLAFIIEQAGGKATNGRENILDIVPKSLHQRTPVILGSPKDVELVQSFLL from the coding sequence ATGGACACTATTGTAATTCCCAAGTACTCCCTCGACAGGGATTGTACCACCCTGTCCCGTCACATTCTCCAACAATTAAACAACTATTCCGGTGAAGCCCAGGACCTGAGTGCTATAATGGGCCGGATAGGCTTAGCGGGAAAACTAATCGCCCGTCGTCTTAGTCGTGCCGGCTTGATGGACAATGTCTTGGGGTTTACGGGGGAGAGTAACATCCAAGGGGAGTTGGTGAAGAAAATGGACGTTTATGCCAACGAAGTGTTTATATCTGTTTTCAAACATAGTGGTCTAGTATGTAGACTAGCCTCAGAGGAGATGGAAAAACCGTTTTATATACCGGAAAATTGCCCCATTGGACGTTACACCCTATTGTACGACCCCATTGACGGCTCTTCCAACGTGGATATAAATCTAAATGTAGGCTCAATTTTCTCCATCAGACAACAAGAAGGGGAAGACTTAGACGGCAAGGCAGAAGACTTGTTACAGGATGGGAGGAAACAGGTAGCAGCGGGGTATATCCTCTATGGCCCGGCTACTGTGTTGGTATATACCATGGGCAGAGGGGTACACTCCTTCCTTTTAGATCCTAGTTTAGGGGAGTTTATTCTGGCAGAGGAAAATATCCGTATCCCCGAACATGGTTCAGTGTACAGTGTTAACGAGGGGAATTTCTGGCACTGGGATGAGGGATACCGTAATTATATCCGTTATGTCCACCGTCACGAAGGCTATACAGGGCGTTACACTGGTGCTTTGGTGGCAGATGTCCATCGCATTCTCACCCAAGGGGGCGTATTTTTGTACCCCGGCAGCACAGATAAACCAGAGGGGAAACTCAGACTCTTGTACGAAGTAGCCCCTCTTGCTTTTATAATTGAACAGGCTGGGGGCAAGGCCACCAATGGGCGAGAGAATATACTAGACATAGTACCAAAAAGTCTGCACCAGCGGACTCCTGTTATTCTGGGTAGCCCTAAAGATGTAGAGTTAGTACAATCCTTCCTTCTCTGA
- the recA gene encoding recombinase RecA, whose translation MATSTVTHNPEREKALNLVLSQIERNFGKGSIMRLGDATKMKVETIPSGALTLDLAMGGGYPKGRIIEIYGPESSGKTTLALHAIAEVQKSGGVAAFVDAEHALDPAYAAALGVDVDNLLVAQPDHGEAALEIVDQLVRSAAVDIVVVDSVAALVPRAEIEGEMSDNQVGLQARLMSKALRKIAGNIGKSGATVIFLNQLRQKIGVSYGNPEVTTGGTALKFYASVRLDIRRVQTLKRGTDGEYGIRAKVKVAKNKVAPPFRVAEFDIIFGSGISRVGCLLDLAEKTGIITRRGTWYSYEGENIAQGRDNAVKYLEDNPDIAEAIEKKVKAELEIKNVSLTSTTSTEEEVEMADGIFPMEE comes from the coding sequence ATGGCAACAAGTACAGTTACTCACAATCCCGAAAGGGAAAAGGCACTAAATTTGGTACTAAGCCAAATAGAGAGGAATTTTGGCAAGGGCTCTATTATGCGTTTGGGGGATGCCACAAAAATGAAGGTGGAAACCATCCCCAGTGGCGCCCTGACTCTAGATTTGGCCATGGGTGGCGGCTATCCTAAGGGCAGGATTATCGAAATCTATGGCCCAGAAAGTTCCGGGAAAACTACCCTTGCCCTACATGCCATCGCCGAAGTGCAGAAAAGTGGAGGCGTTGCCGCTTTCGTGGATGCAGAACATGCATTAGATCCGGCCTATGCTGCTGCCTTGGGGGTAGATGTGGACAATTTGCTGGTGGCACAACCAGATCATGGGGAAGCCGCCCTAGAAATCGTAGACCAGCTAGTTCGTAGTGCAGCTGTAGACATAGTTGTAGTAGATTCAGTAGCGGCCCTGGTGCCTCGGGCAGAAATTGAGGGGGAAATGAGTGACAATCAGGTTGGATTACAGGCCCGTTTGATGAGTAAAGCGTTGCGGAAAATTGCCGGCAACATAGGTAAATCCGGGGCAACGGTCATCTTCCTCAACCAATTACGTCAAAAAATTGGTGTCAGCTATGGTAACCCAGAAGTAACTACAGGGGGCACTGCCCTGAAATTCTACGCTTCTGTAAGACTAGATATTCGTCGTGTTCAAACCCTTAAAAGGGGCACTGACGGAGAATACGGGATAAGGGCCAAGGTAAAGGTTGCTAAAAATAAGGTAGCCCCCCCTTTCCGGGTGGCAGAATTTGATATTATCTTCGGTTCGGGTATATCCAGGGTGGGTTGTCTTTTGGACCTGGCAGAAAAAACTGGTATAATCACTCGCAGGGGAACATGGTATAGCTACGAAGGGGAAAACATCGCTCAGGGCAGAGACAATGCTGTTAAGTACCTAGAAGACAATCCCGACATCGCAGAGGCTATTGAAAAAAAAGTCAAAGCCGAGTTGGAAATCAAAAACGTCAGTCTCACCAGCACCACCTCCACTGAGGAAGAAGTAGAAATGGCCGATGGCATCTTCCCTATGGAGGAATAA
- a CDS encoding CGLD27 family protein: MSEQPTRTCPVPQEQLPINEYQELKQSWFFSWASLPWGPFIRKLLWVWGGSLLICAPIAAASFTPSRQTLSFLVASSLGGCLFVAFVLIRLYLGWRYVGDRLVKSFIVYEESSWYDGQVWEKPVELHYRDKLVFQHQVLPLLKKLERAGIALSSLMLLLAVTLVPFICLHK, translated from the coding sequence ATGAGTGAACAACCCACCAGGACTTGTCCGGTGCCCCAGGAACAATTGCCTATTAATGAATACCAGGAGTTGAAACAGTCTTGGTTTTTCAGTTGGGCGAGTTTGCCATGGGGGCCATTTATAAGGAAACTATTATGGGTATGGGGAGGTAGTCTATTAATTTGTGCCCCCATTGCCGCCGCCAGTTTTACTCCCTCTCGGCAAACCCTGAGTTTTCTGGTGGCAAGTAGCCTAGGGGGTTGTCTATTTGTGGCCTTTGTCTTGATTCGTCTATACCTGGGATGGCGTTATGTAGGAGATCGCCTAGTAAAAAGCTTCATAGTCTACGAGGAATCTAGCTGGTATGACGGCCAGGTGTGGGAAAAGCCCGTAGAATTGCACTACCGGGATAAACTAGTATTCCAGCACCAGGTGTTGCCCTTGCTGAAAAAACTTGAAAGGGCAGGAATAGCCCTTTCCTCACTGATGCTTTTACTGGCAGTTACCCTGGTTCCATTTATTTGTTTACACAAATAA
- the rsfS gene encoding ribosome silencing factor — translation MTEGRLELEKRPKVDSKELALAIAAAGDERKAEDIVLLNVEKLSYVTDYFVIMTGFSQPQLKAISNSIETKIEEKFRLTPLRIEGKNEGNWILHDYGDVIVHIFLPEVRRYYNLEAFWGGAERVIYTPQFQLT, via the coding sequence ATGACTGAAGGGAGACTAGAACTAGAAAAACGCCCAAAAGTAGATAGCAAGGAATTGGCTTTGGCTATTGCCGCTGCAGGAGACGAGCGCAAGGCAGAAGATATTGTCCTGTTGAATGTGGAAAAACTATCTTATGTGACGGACTATTTCGTGATAATGACGGGTTTTTCCCAACCGCAGTTGAAGGCAATATCTAACTCCATTGAAACAAAAATAGAGGAAAAATTCCGGCTAACACCACTGCGGATTGAGGGGAAAAATGAGGGTAACTGGATTCTCCATGACTATGGGGATGTAATTGTCCATATTTTCCTGCCGGAAGTAAGAAGATACTACAACCTGGAAGCCTTTTGGGGAGGGGCAGAAAGGGTTATATATACTCCTCAGTTCCAGTTGACTTAA
- a CDS encoding Hsp20/alpha crystallin family protein, which yields MALVRWDPFREIEMVRRQMDRLFDELMPTLREPVDRMSFVPAAELEETGDAFHLKLEIPGIDPKDLNVEVSADSVSISGERREETRSEEKGVTRTEFRYGKFQRVIPLSTRIQTDKVQAEYKNGILKLTLPKAEEEKHKVVKINVV from the coding sequence ATGGCATTGGTACGTTGGGACCCTTTCCGGGAAATTGAAATGGTAAGACGTCAAATGGACCGTTTATTTGATGAACTAATGCCCACTCTAAGAGAACCAGTGGACAGAATGTCCTTTGTTCCCGCCGCGGAATTGGAAGAAACTGGGGATGCTTTCCACCTGAAATTAGAAATTCCCGGCATTGATCCCAAAGACTTGAATGTAGAAGTGTCCGCAGACTCCGTAAGCATTAGTGGGGAAAGAAGAGAGGAAACCAGAAGTGAAGAAAAAGGTGTAACTCGCACTGAATTCCGTTATGGCAAATTCCAAAGAGTAATTCCTCTCTCCACTCGCATTCAAACTGACAAAGTACAAGCAGAGTACAAGAATGGTATCCTCAAATTAACTCTCCCCAAAGCGGAGGAAGAAAAACACAAAGTAGTCAAAATTAACGTGGTTTGA
- a CDS encoding ChaB family protein, producing the protein MTSPYAKPPEKCVSATFKEEKKLEDAIRRLLNRGVPKENISIIGRNFQSQSRITGFLTKKDVILDGLTSGAIYGSLFGSLLSLLTGVGVLFIPFIGAVVAAGPLAAALLGATSGALYGALGAGLGSALISLGMPQDKAAIYQTRVQAGEFLLVVEVPAEKYGEIFLLLQAAGGEEVAVTDMQIPRQPEGTLTSNEQISPEMRADLSEEAQSEFLQTYNQSLQQSNDITKALFKAWERIKSLFERDENGTYSKRKSD; encoded by the coding sequence ATGACATCCCCCTACGCTAAACCGCCAGAAAAATGCGTCTCTGCCACCTTTAAGGAGGAGAAAAAGCTAGAAGATGCCATCAGGCGCCTCTTGAATCGAGGAGTGCCCAAGGAGAATATCTCCATTATTGGTCGTAATTTCCAATCCCAGTCCCGTATTACTGGCTTTTTGACCAAAAAAGACGTTATCCTGGATGGCCTTACCAGCGGCGCCATCTACGGCTCCCTCTTCGGCTCCCTTTTAAGTCTGTTGACGGGGGTGGGAGTACTGTTTATCCCCTTCATCGGTGCTGTGGTGGCCGCAGGACCATTGGCAGCAGCCTTACTGGGGGCTACCAGTGGCGCTCTATATGGGGCCCTAGGCGCAGGCTTGGGCTCGGCCTTAATCTCCCTGGGCATGCCTCAGGATAAGGCGGCCATCTATCAAACCCGTGTTCAAGCAGGAGAGTTCCTCTTGGTGGTAGAGGTGCCAGCGGAGAAATACGGTGAAATCTTCCTCTTACTACAAGCTGCCGGTGGCGAGGAAGTGGCCGTCACCGACATGCAAATACCCCGTCAACCAGAGGGGACCCTCACTAGCAATGAACAGATTTCCCCAGAAATGAGGGCAGACCTCTCTGAAGAGGCTCAGAGTGAATTCCTCCAGACCTACAACCAGTCCCTCCAACAGTCCAATGACATCACCAAGGCCCTATTTAAGGCTTGGGAAAGGATAAAAAGCCTTTTTGAGCGGGACGAGAATGGGACTTATTCCAAACGTAAGTCTGATTAG
- a CDS encoding J domain-containing protein, with translation MGMGTDFKDYYEILGVSKNATTEEIKKAYRRLARKYHPDLNPGDKEAERKFKEINEAHEVLSDPEKRRKYDQFGQYWQQAERGQGVGFGNFDFDFSGYTSFDDFINELLGRFAGGRGRRVYTYRTSGPGGFREYVEFGGGDPFSTFTETTPQDAEASISLSFSEAFRGTQKRLQIGSETVTVRIPPGAKPGSRIRLRGKGRLNPFTGERGDLYLTIELQPHPFFKFDGDNLTCEIPITPTEAVLGATIDVPTPDGKVKMTIPAGVDSGQLLRLRGKGWRNPKGDRTDLLVRVKIVTPKNLSPMEREYYEKLQKFQNFDPRQNIVNISL, from the coding sequence ATGGGCATGGGTACTGACTTCAAAGACTATTATGAAATTCTAGGTGTAAGTAAAAACGCCACCACGGAGGAAATCAAAAAGGCATACCGTCGTCTAGCCCGGAAGTACCATCCTGACCTCAATCCGGGAGACAAGGAGGCAGAAAGAAAATTCAAGGAGATCAACGAAGCCCATGAGGTTTTGTCTGATCCGGAAAAACGTCGCAAATACGACCAGTTTGGCCAGTATTGGCAACAGGCGGAAAGAGGTCAGGGGGTAGGATTTGGCAACTTCGACTTCGACTTCAGTGGCTATACCAGTTTTGATGACTTCATCAACGAGTTACTGGGTCGTTTCGCCGGCGGTAGGGGAAGGCGAGTATATACCTATCGTACCAGTGGCCCAGGAGGCTTTCGAGAATATGTAGAATTCGGTGGCGGTGATCCTTTCTCTACCTTCACTGAAACTACCCCCCAAGATGCAGAGGCTAGCATCTCCCTAAGCTTCTCCGAGGCTTTTAGGGGTACTCAAAAACGTTTACAAATAGGTTCGGAAACCGTCACCGTCAGAATTCCACCTGGCGCTAAACCTGGTAGTCGTATCCGCCTCAGAGGTAAAGGACGACTCAATCCCTTCACTGGCGAAAGGGGAGATTTATACCTTACCATCGAATTACAGCCTCACCCCTTCTTCAAATTCGACGGTGATAACCTCACCTGTGAAATCCCTATAACCCCAACAGAGGCGGTGCTTGGCGCCACCATCGACGTGCCCACCCCCGACGGCAAGGTGAAAATGACTATCCCAGCCGGCGTCGACTCCGGACAACTGTTGCGTCTCCGTGGTAAGGGTTGGCGGAATCCTAAGGGCGATCGCACCGACCTACTGGTTAGGGTGAAAATCGTCACCCCCAAAAACCTCTCCCCCATGGAAAGGGAATACTACGAAAAACTACAAAAATTCCAAAACTTCGATCCCCGTCAAAACATAGTCAACATAAGCCTCTGA
- a CDS encoding DUF1614 domain-containing protein has protein sequence MIYLPVTVLLFLIFILLLPFFWIAIALDVVEIAVAKLGFSPAVAFFLFMSVILGSTINIPLYERVSQIALMPDFIDLWLARFWGIPLRQIEQKTIVALNVGGGLIPTLLAIYQFTRANPLFILFTTAIVTFVSYYSAQIVPGIGIQMNALVAPLTAAMVSLLLTGGEGAPPIAFAGGVLGTLIGADLLHLPEIERMTPGVLSIGGAGVFDGIALCGLFALLLT, from the coding sequence ATGATTTATCTTCCCGTCACTGTCTTACTGTTTCTGATTTTTATCCTCCTTTTGCCCTTCTTCTGGATAGCTATTGCCCTGGATGTAGTGGAGATAGCAGTGGCCAAACTGGGCTTTTCCCCCGCGGTGGCTTTTTTTCTTTTTATGTCTGTAATTCTGGGTAGCACAATCAATATACCCCTCTATGAAAGGGTATCCCAGATAGCCCTAATGCCCGATTTTATCGACCTCTGGCTAGCCCGGTTTTGGGGTATTCCCCTGAGGCAGATTGAACAAAAAACCATTGTAGCCCTCAATGTAGGCGGCGGCCTAATCCCTACCCTGCTGGCTATCTACCAGTTTACCCGTGCCAACCCCCTATTCATCCTTTTTACCACTGCTATCGTCACCTTTGTCAGCTATTATTCCGCTCAAATAGTGCCTGGGATAGGGATACAAATGAATGCATTGGTAGCACCTCTCACCGCCGCTATGGTATCCCTCCTGTTAACTGGTGGCGAGGGGGCACCCCCCATTGCCTTTGCCGGGGGCGTCTTGGGCACTCTTATCGGTGCTGATTTGTTACACCTGCCTGAAATAGAACGTATGACTCCCGGTGTCCTCAGTATCGGCGGGGCGGGCGTATTCGATGGTATTGCCCTCTGCGGCTTGTTTGCCCTTCTTCTCACCTGA